GGCATCCTGCACCCCGGCGATCAGGTCGCCGCGGGACAGGTCGACATCGTCGGAGAGCAGCAGCGTGACCGAATCACCCTTGGTGGCCGACGGCCGGGGGCCGTCCGCGGTGTCGATCCCGGTGACGGTCGAGCGTCGCCCGGAGGGCAGCACGACGACCTCGTCGCCCGGGCGGACCGTGCCGGCCCCGACCCGGCCGGCGTAGCCGCGGTAGTCGGGCAGCTCGTCCGAGCGCGGCCGGATGACGTACTGCACCGGGAACCGCAGGGCCTCGTCCGTGTCGGCGGCCAGGTCGACCGTCTCCAGATGCTCCAGCACGCTGGGCCCGTCGTACCAGTCGATCCGCTCCGAGCGGGTGACGACGTTGTCGCCGTTGAGCGCCGAGATCGGGATGGAGGTGATCTCGTGGATGCCCAGACCCTTGGCGTAGGCGGAGAACTCACCGGCGATGGCGTCGAACACGCCCTGGTCGTAGTCGACCAAGTCGATCTTGTTGACGGCCAGCAGCAGGTGCGGCACCCCCAGCAGCGCGGCCACCGCGGCGTGCCGGCGGGTCTGCGCGACGACCCCGGTGCGGGCGTCGGTCAGGATCACCACCAGGTCGGCGGTGGATGCCCCGGTCACCGTGTTGCGGGTGTACTGCACGTGCCCGGGGGTGTCGGCCAGGATGAAGGTCCGGGTCGGGGTGGCGAAGTAGCGGTAGGCCACGTCGATGGTGATG
This genomic window from Nakamurella multipartita DSM 44233 contains:
- a CDS encoding sulfate adenylyltransferase subunit 1 encodes the protein MAQELSHARGLLRFATAGSVDDGKSTLVGRLLHDSKSVLSDQLDAVERTSQARGLETVDLSLLVDGLRAEREQGITIDVAYRYFATPTRTFILADTPGHVQYTRNTVTGASTADLVVILTDARTGVVAQTRRHAAVAALLGVPHLLLAVNKIDLVDYDQGVFDAIAGEFSAYAKGLGIHEITSIPISALNGDNVVTRSERIDWYDGPSVLEHLETVDLAADTDEALRFPVQYVIRPRSDELPDYRGYAGRVGAGTVRPGDEVVVLPSGRRSTVTGIDTADGPRPSATKGDSVTLLLSDDVDLSRGDLIAGVQDAPTPVVEFTATVTQLADKPLKPGARTLLRYGATSTRALVTSLDHLLDIDSLTYGPAPESLALNDIAQVTIRTADAVPVEAYRPGGAVGSLLIIDPADGTTLAAGMVGDRLAALHPETTTPAAPAAETEEDWLS